The window GAATAATTATTATCAAGCCAAAACATTGGCGATAGTGGCAACCACTGAATTAGAAAGGAAGTTAAAACGACAAAAGCAGCCTCCTAAAAAAGTAACCATCGTGTATAATGTTGGAGAAGTTCACTTGCTGTGGAAAAATGAAAAAAGTTATTTCGTACAGGTGGTGTTAAAAAATCATTATGTTTCAGAAGAGGTTTATGTAGTTACTGAGGAAGTAATAAGTGAAACAAGGGTGAAGGATTAATAGGTATAAATAGTAGCAGATAGATAGGTGATTTCGCAAGAATTACTCTTATTCCCCTCGATAATTTATTTTACAAGATAGCCAATTGGGTATCTTGTTTTTTGCGTATTCTAGGTGATTATTCATTGTAATTCAAGAGATTTAAAGATATAATAAAATGAATGTCTAAATTTATTTTTAGAAGTGTCTTATTCCAAAAATAAATCGTGTGAAGGAGGAAGCAAAATGAGTCGAATTGATAAATTACGTAAAGGAATGCAACAACGTGGCTTGGATGCATTATTGGTAACAAGTCCTTATAATTTGCGTTATGTGTCTAATTTTACTGGGACAACTGGCTTAAGTATAATTACTTTGAATGAAGCTTACTTTGTCACAGATTTTAGATACACTGAACAAGTTGCAGAACAGGCCAAAGGGTTTACGATTGTGCAAAATTTTGGTCCTATCTATGATGAAGTTGTAAAAATTGTAACAGATCAAGAAATTGAAGCATTAGGCTTTGAACAAGATTTTGTGACGTTTAGTACCTTTGACATGCTTGAAGAAATTATTCCTGGAACAACTGATCTAGTTCCAGTATCAGGTTTAATTGAAGAATTACGTGAAATCAAAGAAGATAGTGAGATTGAAACAATTAGAAAAGCGTGTTCGATTTCAGATGCAGCCTTCAAGTATATTTTAGGTGTGATTAAACCAGGAATGTCAGAAATTGAAGTCGCTAATTTATTAGATTTTCATATGCGTAGCTTAGGTGCGACAGGGGTTTCTTTTGATACGATTGTAGCAAGTGGTTTGCGCTCAGCAATGCCTCATGGAGTTGCTAGTTCTAAATTAATTGAAACAGGTGATTTTGTTACACTAGATTTTGGTTGTTATTATGAAGGATATGTATCTGACATGACGAGAACCATAGCTGTTGGTGAACCTAGTGCGAAGCT is drawn from Carnobacterium gallinarum DSM 4847 and contains these coding sequences:
- a CDS encoding M24 family metallopeptidase — its product is MSRIDKLRKGMQQRGLDALLVTSPYNLRYVSNFTGTTGLSIITLNEAYFVTDFRYTEQVAEQAKGFTIVQNFGPIYDEVVKIVTDQEIEALGFEQDFVTFSTFDMLEEIIPGTTDLVPVSGLIEELREIKEDSEIETIRKACSISDAAFKYILGVIKPGMSEIEVANLLDFHMRSLGATGVSFDTIVASGLRSAMPHGVASSKLIETGDFVTLDFGCYYEGYVSDMTRTIAVGEPSAKLKEIYQITLDAQLRVIDAAKPGMTGVELDAVARDYIASKGYGTAFGHSTGHGIGLEIHEGPNVSKLADKAFVAGNVITDEPGIYLPGIGGVRIEDDLLITATGNEVLVHSPKELIIL